A genome region from Heptranchias perlo isolate sHepPer1 chromosome 32, sHepPer1.hap1, whole genome shotgun sequence includes the following:
- the cplane2 gene encoding ciliogenesis and planar polarity effector 2, with translation MAVLVKSGSLITADWYKSVESREYLASILRRNKRKVFGLLERPVLPPQAAADTASYKIFLSGKSGVGKTAAIAKLAGLEISSVHHETTGIQTRTVYWPGKLVESGRVIMFRFQFWDCGEASLKKFDHILAACKDKADAILFLFSFTDRSSFDDLPSQMSRIVHDSEKIVKIVIGTKFDQYMHTDVTERELHDFQQTWHLPVFRIKSVNGPRLSDGKTLDGKAGLLEVAHILNGLAEQLWYQDQVTAGLVPAPHNR, from the exons ATGGCAGTTCTTGTGAAATCAGGATCTCTAATAACAGCCGATTGGTACAAGTCTGTGGAAAGCCGGGAATATCTGGCCAGCATTTTGCGCAGAAACAAGAGGAAAGTGTTTG GATTGCTTGAGCGGCCGGTGCTCCCCCCACAGGCTGCAGCTGACACTGCCAGTTACAAGATCTTTCTGTCTGGGAAGAGTGGAGTAGGAAAAACAGCAGCAATTGCCAAGCTCGCCGGTTTAGAAATCTCCAGCGTTCATCATGAGACCACAG GAATTCAGACAAGGACTGTTTATTGGCCAGGAAAGCTGGTGGAGAGCGGCCGAGTCATCATGTTTCGCTTTCAGTTCTGGGACTGTGGCGAAGCCTCACTGAAGAAGTTTGACCACATTCTTGCT GCCTGCAAGGACAAGGCTGATGCCATCTTGTTCCTTTTCTCCTTCACTGATCGGTCATCATTCGATGATTTACCAAGTCAAATGTCGCGCATCGTGCATGATTCTGAGAAGATTGTTAAAATTGTTATTGGTACAAA ATTTGACCAATATATGCACACAGACGTCACCGAGAGGGAACTTCATGATTTCCAGCAGACATGGCATCTGCCTGTCTTCAGAATAAAAAGCGTCAATGGTCCACGGTTGTCAGATGGAAAGACTCTTGATGGCAAAGCAGGGCTGCTGGAGGTAGCGCACATACTGAATGGACTCGCTGAACAGCTCTGGTACCAAGACCAAGTGACAGCAGGACTTGTCCCTGCACCACACAACCGATGA